One Schistocerca cancellata isolate TAMUIC-IGC-003103 chromosome 1, iqSchCanc2.1, whole genome shotgun sequence genomic region harbors:
- the LOC126171654 gene encoding HIG1 domain family member 1A, mitochondrial-like, whose product MPNKVAESEEMASSPPILYRDESQTDKLSRKIKEAPFVPIGLAGLVAACAIGAYKYRHRGQMSTSVFLMQLRVAAQSMVVGCMTLGLGYQMYKDYLSPDRKKPSE is encoded by the exons ATGCCTAACAAG GTTGCGGAATCAGAAGAAATGGCATCGTCTCCGCCAATCCTGTATCGTGACGAATCGCAAACGGATAAACTGTCAAGAAAAATTAAGGAAGCGCCGTTCGTACCTATTG GTCTAGCTGGTCTTGTTGCGGCATGTGCTATTGGTGCTTACAAGTACCGCCATCGTGGACAGATGTCGACATCAGTGTTCCTGATGCAGCTTCGAGTTGCTGCGCAAAGTATGGTTGTTGGTTGCATGACTCTTGGTCTTGGATATCAGATGTACAAAGACTACCTCAGTCCTGACCGAAAGAAACCATCAGAATGA